The following proteins are encoded in a genomic region of Coregonus clupeaformis isolate EN_2021a chromosome 14, ASM2061545v1, whole genome shotgun sequence:
- the LOC121581560 gene encoding uncharacterized protein LOC121581560 isoform X2: MVLYPLGLWVCAVMLHALGRAEKVTQTTEPSFSGSTEGLNTGTVTIGPDETQSPDTHRHQSLEPDQNQERPPLDLCKDDELFNGEMHQKMYQRDPHGVMQLVKSEDYEETDIVTSIDPFKLSYSGLACCLIYPTNQLNCSWKFHGLPNDSQYSSYVSACRKTERISSVDCVSEVMGGQGAQGWTGNAGGVVRDVSAGCQGSVDDSVTSLILTFNVSLPDVWCIYILKNDTRDIEVLRPPPNITAWVREEGLLVQWDLPSSRSKTTTTSCFHYQLQINDLLRSFKAGLTYTETNLDRTQSYDVKMRVRKSLNCRGSQHWSSWSNTITVALSESPNQLNSLVVVGVTLGIPMILLALLLLIRLQSVCFQGTSVSPHPWSPTEDETPLGERRPISVCPSGPAVQMC; the protein is encoded by the exons ATGGTGCTATATCCGCTGGGCCTCTGGGTCTGTGCCGTCATGCTGCATGCCCTTGGGAGAGCAGAGAAAG TAACTCAAACGACTGAGCCAAGTTTCTCTGGGAGCACAGAAGGGTTGAATACTGGGACAGTTACTATAGGGCCGGACGAGACCCAAAGCCCtgatacacacagacaccagaGCCTAGAACCAGACCAGAACCAAGAACGGCCTCCCTTGGACCTCTGTAAGGATGATGAGCTATTTAACGGAGAG atGCACCAGAAAATGTACCAGAGGGATCCTCATGGTGTTATGCAGCTGGTTAAGAGCGAGGACTACGAAGAGACTGACATTGTCACCAGCATTGACCCCTTCAAACTATCATACA GTGGACTGGCCTGCTGTCTTATCTACCCAACCAATCAACTCAACTGCTCCTGGAAATTCCATGGTCTCCCTAATGACAGCCAATACTCTTCCTATGTCTC TGCGTGTAGGAAAACTGAGAGGATCTCCAGTGTGGACTGTGTCTCTGAGGTGATGGGAGGCCAGGGAGCCCAGGGATGGACTGGTAACGCTGGCGGTGTGGTTCGGGACGTGTCTGCTGGCTGCCAAGGCAGTGTGGATGACAGCGTCACCTCTTTGATCCTGACTTTCAACGTGTCACTCCCTGACGTGTGGTGCATCTACATCCTTAAAAACGACACCAGAGATATTGAAGTACTGCGCCCACCCCCCAACATCACTGCCTGGGTCAGAGAGGAGGGTCTGCTGGTGCAGTGGGATCTCCCGTCCAGCCGGTCTaagaccaccaccaccagctgCTTCCACTACCAGCTACAGATCAATGACCTG CTGAGGAGCTTTAAGGCGGGACTGACATACACTGAGACCAACCTGGACCGCACACAATCATACGATGTGAAGATGAGGGTGAGGAAGAGTCTTAACTGCAGAGGATCTCAACACTGGAGCAGCTGGAGCAACACCATCA CGGTGGCCCTGTCTGAATCACCCAATCAGCTGAACTCTCTGGTGGTCGTTGGTGTCACTCTGGGGATACCCATGATCCTCCTtgctctgctgctgctgatcCGACTCCAGAG tgtgtgTTTTCAGGGAACGTCTGTTTCCCCCCATCCCTGGTCCCCCACTGAAGATGAAACACCTCTTGGAGAGAGACGACCTATTTCAG TTTGTCCCTCAGGCCCTGCCGTCCAAATGTGTTGA
- the LOC121581560 gene encoding uncharacterized protein LOC121581560 isoform X1: protein MVLYPLGLWVCAVMLHALGRAEKVTQTTEPSFSGSTEGLNTGTVTIGPDETQSPDTHRHQSLEPDQNQERPPLDLCKDDELFNGEMHQKMYQRDPHGVMQLVKSEDYEETDIVTSIDPFKLSYSGLACCLIYPTNQLNCSWKFHGLPNDSQYSSYVSACRKTERISSVDCVSEVMGGQGAQGWTGNAGGVVRDVSAGCQGSVDDSVTSLILTFNVSLPDVWCIYILKNDTRDIEVLRPPPNITAWVREEGLLVQWDLPSSRSKTTTTSCFHYQLQINDLLRSFKAGLTYTETNLDRTQSYDVKMRVRKSLNCRGSQHWSSWSNTITVALSESPNQLNSLVVVGVTLGIPMILLALLLLIRLQRERLFPPIPGPPLKMKHLLERDDLFQFVPQALPSKCVEEITVVEEAEETPVNMAS, encoded by the exons ATGGTGCTATATCCGCTGGGCCTCTGGGTCTGTGCCGTCATGCTGCATGCCCTTGGGAGAGCAGAGAAAG TAACTCAAACGACTGAGCCAAGTTTCTCTGGGAGCACAGAAGGGTTGAATACTGGGACAGTTACTATAGGGCCGGACGAGACCCAAAGCCCtgatacacacagacaccagaGCCTAGAACCAGACCAGAACCAAGAACGGCCTCCCTTGGACCTCTGTAAGGATGATGAGCTATTTAACGGAGAG atGCACCAGAAAATGTACCAGAGGGATCCTCATGGTGTTATGCAGCTGGTTAAGAGCGAGGACTACGAAGAGACTGACATTGTCACCAGCATTGACCCCTTCAAACTATCATACA GTGGACTGGCCTGCTGTCTTATCTACCCAACCAATCAACTCAACTGCTCCTGGAAATTCCATGGTCTCCCTAATGACAGCCAATACTCTTCCTATGTCTC TGCGTGTAGGAAAACTGAGAGGATCTCCAGTGTGGACTGTGTCTCTGAGGTGATGGGAGGCCAGGGAGCCCAGGGATGGACTGGTAACGCTGGCGGTGTGGTTCGGGACGTGTCTGCTGGCTGCCAAGGCAGTGTGGATGACAGCGTCACCTCTTTGATCCTGACTTTCAACGTGTCACTCCCTGACGTGTGGTGCATCTACATCCTTAAAAACGACACCAGAGATATTGAAGTACTGCGCCCACCCCCCAACATCACTGCCTGGGTCAGAGAGGAGGGTCTGCTGGTGCAGTGGGATCTCCCGTCCAGCCGGTCTaagaccaccaccaccagctgCTTCCACTACCAGCTACAGATCAATGACCTG CTGAGGAGCTTTAAGGCGGGACTGACATACACTGAGACCAACCTGGACCGCACACAATCATACGATGTGAAGATGAGGGTGAGGAAGAGTCTTAACTGCAGAGGATCTCAACACTGGAGCAGCTGGAGCAACACCATCA CGGTGGCCCTGTCTGAATCACCCAATCAGCTGAACTCTCTGGTGGTCGTTGGTGTCACTCTGGGGATACCCATGATCCTCCTtgctctgctgctgctgatcCGACTCCAGAG GGAACGTCTGTTTCCCCCCATCCCTGGTCCCCCACTGAAGATGAAACACCTCTTGGAGAGAGACGACCTATTTCAG TTTGTCCCTCAGGCCCTGCCGTCCAAATGTGTTGAGGAGATCACAGTGGTGGAGGAAGCTGAGGAAACACCTGTCAATATGGCCAGTTAG
- the si:ch211-91p5.3 gene encoding uncharacterized protein si:ch211-91p5.3, which translates to MDTFRRFQDEGYKNWIKTTMGLNFLKTRLGGFLENETETYHDHLRNKVNTDNVCKTECNLKKWSSRPKQVPPVCKVCEPWRDEIWANHSSQGGQVYWNNSKPYLWPTKKWEVAKVYMPRGNMDHTTVDQFDISAFLNLMTHCSHFTKFVKSKALLTQVTNVRNQVMHSADFRVEKTDLETYLRRIKDLGQALTAHSPEFRELAEEIEQIKNKDFSFIVNQVGQEIAHAADKDIEDILNLQKFLSLEQQILKEKLECLSQRYEEDRETALTPEELQCVRVFLEGNKDLQECLAPQWERLSEVQERVDTLTVRVDTLERNTITHDPQFTSENLKYKNHLYEEARRQGWPEPVFSEIKEALGYRGRVKVRGQTFEGVQVCPKSKTAHQEVAKLALSQLAKDSASLSELANDTEEGEASSSQTDQPQSLSCTGPVFFGSVTVVLKTDVTSGEGHSGMTEAVQSAYKKLALLLDLPESASSCKDVVLEHCHTRDVPPPEEAIQSDAEGKSYQCTLRFTGPITFYVPEGSSKKKQAQQQAAKVALQRLSGVLGSKDVVGGNYVSTLKELLEAQTPRLDRPMYDVTDRGRGTGEITERGGGVEESGGVTSVGEKGGIGKKEKGVGSDDGEGCPHIPPAPMIPSLQPPESQVVPVSLMETSVTMDPKATTVTMVAMHTTVPINTTITMETQGGGASESDTHQTTPTLPEERSVSSDGKGFFACVMVCVQKDLAPQEAPTQEGALQAAYCSLLQALSLDPPPTAGGEKQSVLEFFRRAECGPPVEDCVVTMEGNHRCTLGIIGELTFHSTEAASKKQQAEHWAAKEALRRLNGVLSGVLGRDISGVGQNYKGKLQELLVKHGGRGGAKPDYKTTEANKISTGAAASQMTGETAAAGATLQADKLSVSDAVAMETTPEDSGPPPPKRSAGGEMEEIRRCLALWSLQPPCVVCEDVSVELWCEWMVEVRLDRYTFQNQTLFSSKREAIRCSYHSLGTAGDICQPGTDESQSIVKVKKFLLQRSFPLPVEEVAGPEGRFCCNLKDITCVFTYRGEGSSEAAACQSAYQRALSCLTPFIGYCGPVAPTSSTEDAKQRLSILLEGAGLTSTNSALSGTQYKSSTQLRFSGYSMETEGQDSKKATRAQLSQRLLGLLGEDEMDSTASVRNILDEWFAKRGLEKPGFEYTNDKFGTKVTFSAPLICSYKEWQASREKAKKKLIDELQRRVKYLWDGSTN; encoded by the exons GTTCCTCCAGTGTGTAAGGTGTGTGAGCCATGGAGAGATGAGATCTGGGCGAACCATTCATCTCAAGGCGGACAGGTGTACTGGAATAACTCCAAGCCGTATCTGTGGCCTACTAAGAAATGGGAGGTAGCCAAG gtctACATGCCCCGTGGAAATATGGACCACACCACTGTGGACCAATTTGACATCTCAGCCTTCCTCAACCTCATGACCCACTGCAGCCACTTTACCAAGTTTGTGAAGTCCAAAGCTCTTCTCACACAG gtGACCAATGTGAGGAACCAGGTGATGCACTCAGCTGACTTCCGGGTGGAGAAGACGGATTTAGAGACTTACCTGCGACGAATCAAAGACCTGGGCCAGGCTCTGACAGCACACTCCCCCGAATTCAGAGAGCTGGCAGAGGAGAtcgaacag ATCAAGAATAAAGACTTCAGTTTTATCGTGAACCAAGTTGGGCAGGAGATTGCACATGCGGCAGATAAGGACATCGAGGACATACTGAATCTCCAGAAGTTTCTGAGTCTGGAACAACAGATACTGAAGGAAAAGTTGGAGTGTCTGTCCCAACGCTATGAAGAGGACCGAGAGACAGCCCTTACT CCGGAGGAGTTGCAGTGTGTGAGGGTGTTTCTGGAGGGGAACAAGGACCTGCAGGAGTGCCTGGCGCCACAGTGGGAGAGACTGAGCGAGGTGCAGGAAAGAGTGGACACACTCACTGTCAGAGTGGACACACTGGAGAGGAACACAATCACACACg ATCCTCAGTTCACTAGTGAAAACCTCAAATATAAGAACCATCTGTATGAGGAGGCCAGGAGGCAGGGGTGGCCTGAGCCTGTCTTCTCAGAGATAAAGGAAGCCCTCG GTTACAGGGGTCGTGTGAAGGTGAGAGGTCAGACGTTTGAAGGTGTTCAGGTGTGCCCAAAGTCGAAGACCGCACACCAGGAAGTGGCTAAACTGGCCCTGAGCCAGCTAGCCAAGGACAGTGCTAGCCTGAGTGAGCTAGCCAATGatacagaggagggagaggcatCCAGTAGCCAGACGGACCAACCACAAAGCCTCTCATGCACAG GCCCTGTGTTCTTTGGTAGTGTCACTGTGGTCCTTAAAACTGACGTCACCTCTGGAGAGGGGCATTCTGGAATGACGGAGGCTGTTCAGTCTGCCTACAAGAAACTAGCTCTCCTATTGGATCTACCAGAATCAG CTTCCTCCTGTAAGGATGTGGTCCTGGAGCACTGTCATACGCGGGATGTCCCACCCCCAGAGGAGGCCATCCAATCTGATGCAGAGGGGAAGAGCTACCAATGCACTCTTCGATTCACTGGACCAATCACCTTCTATGTCCCAG AGGGTTCCAGCAAAAAGAAACAGGCACAGCAGCAGGCAGCTAAAGTGGCCCTTCAGCGGCTGTCCGGAGTTCTCGGCAGTAAGGATGTGGTGGGAGGGAACTACGTGAgcaccctgaaagagctgctggAGGCTCAGACCCCACGTCTGGACAGGCCTATGTATGACGTCACAGACAGAGGAAGGGGGACGGGGGAGATcactgagagaggagggggagtggaggagagtggaggggtgACAAGTGTGGGTGAGAAAGGGGGGATAGGGAAGAAAGAGAAAGGAGTGGGTTCAGACGACGGTGAAGGCTGCCCTCACATCCCACCAGCTCCCATGATACCTAGCTTGCAGCCCCCCGAGAGTCAGGTGGTCCCAGTGTCACTCATGGAAACCTCAGTTACTATGGACCCCAAGGCTACCACAGTCACCATGGTTGCCATGCATACCACAGTCCCCATAAATACCACAATTACCATGGAGACCCAGGGGGGAGGGGCCTCAGAGTCAGACACCCACCAAACAACGCCCACCCTCCCAGAGGAGCGCAGCGTCTCTTCAG ATGGCAAGGGGTTCTTTGCGTGTGTGATGGTATGTGTGCAGAAGGACCTCGCCCCACAGGAGGCCCCCACTCAAGAGGGGGCGCTACAAGCAGCCTACTGCAGTCTGCTCCAGGCCCTGTCGCTGGATCCTCCACCTACAGCAG GTGGTGAGAAGCAGAGTGTGTTGGAGTTCTTCAGACGGGCAGAGTGTGGCCCCCCAGTGGAGGACTGTGTAGTAACAATGGAAGGAAACCACAGATGCACTCTGGGAATCATAGGCGAGCTCACCTTCCATAGCACAG aGGCGGCCTCAAAAAAGCAGCAGGCAGAGCATTGGGCAGCTAAGGAGGCCCTGAGGCGTCTGAATGGGGTCCTGAGTGGGGTTTTGGGCAGAGACATCAGCGGAGTGGGTCAGAACTACAAAGGTAAACTCCAGGAGCTGCTGGTTAAgcatggaggacgaggaggagcCAAGCCAGACTACAAAACTACAGAGGCTAACAAGATCAGTACTGGAGCAG cTGCAAGTCAGATGACCGGGGAAACTGCTGCTGCTGGCGCCACTCTACAGGCTGACAAGTTGTCAGTTAGTGATGCAGTTGCCATGGAGACAACACCTGAAGATTCCGGCCCGCCTCCGCCTAAGAGATCTGcagggggagagatggaag AAATCCGGCGGTGTCTGGCACTGTGGAGTCTGCAGCCCCCATGTGTGGTGTGTGAGGATGTGTCTGTGGAGCTGTGGTGTGAGTGGATGGTGGAGGTCCGACTAGACCGCTATACCTTCCAGAACCAGACCCTGTTTAGCTCTAAGAGAGAGGCTATTCGCTGTTCCTACCACAGTCTGGGTACAGCGGGGGATATCTGCCAGCCTGGCACTG aTGAGAGTCAGTCCATAGTGAAAGTAAAGAAGTTTCTCCTGCAGCGGTCGTTCCCGTTGCCTGTGGAGGAAGTAGCAGGACCAGAGGGCAGGTTCTGCTGCAATCTCAAAGACATCACCTGTGTCTTCACTTACCGTGGAGAGG GTTCCAGTGAGGCTGCAGCATGTCAGTCGGCCTATCAGAGGGCGCTGTCTTGTCTGACTCCTTTCATTGGCTACTGTGGTCCTGTGGCCCCAACCAGCAGCACTGAGGATGCGAAGCAAAGGCTCAGTATTCTGTTGGAGGGGGCAGGCCTTACATCTACTAACTCCGCCCTTTCTGGAACTCAGTACAAAAGCTCCACCCAGCTGAGGTTCTCGGG gtacagcatggagactgaagGACAGGACAGTAAGAAAGCTACCAGAGCCCAACTCAGCCAGCGCTTACTGGGCCTACTTGGGGAGGATGAGATGG ACTCCACAGCCTCAGTGAGGAACATTCTAGATGAGTGGTTTGCGAAGAGAGGTCTGGAGAAACCTGGATTTGAGTACACTAATGACAAGTTTGGGACCAAAGTCACCTTCTCCGCCCCTCTCATCTGCTCCTACAAAG AGTGGCAAGCCAGCCGGGAGAAAGCTAAGAAGAAATTAATCGATGAACTGCAGAGGCGGGTCAAATACCTTTGGGATGGAAGCACCAACTGA